From Novosphingobium sp. 9, the proteins below share one genomic window:
- a CDS encoding amino acid permease, translated as MLGPRKAIASPGASGGGHALKKTLSWPHLIALGVGAIVGTGIYTLTGVGAERAGPAVILAFAVAGAVCACAALAYAEMATMIPQAGSAYTFSYTAMGESIAWIVGWSLVLEYSLACSTVAVGWSGYLVGWIQSAGITLPHALLVGPHAGGIINLPAVLVALAVMGLLIAGTRESATLNIILVIIKLVALAIFVAMAFPAFKAANFHPFMPYGFSSTEILGEKRGVMAAAAIVFFAFYGFDAVATSAEEAKNPGRDLTIGIVGSMVVCTGIYMLVAIAAVGAMSYVTLGNSPEPLALVLRTLGQPMAAHLIALAAVIALPSVILVMMYGQSRVFFVMARDGLLPRALAYVSPRTGAPTRITAITGVTVALVAGFFRLDEIAEMANAGTLIAFVSVGASMMILRRRAPDVARLFRCPAPYVVGTATILGCLYLLVSLGYATIERFVIWNAIGLAVYLLYGRRNSLLRTGAVPAPAE; from the coding sequence TTGCTCGGACCACGCAAAGCCATCGCCTCGCCCGGCGCATCCGGTGGCGGACACGCCCTGAAGAAGACCCTGAGCTGGCCGCACCTGATCGCCCTTGGCGTCGGCGCGATCGTCGGCACCGGCATCTACACGCTGACGGGCGTCGGTGCCGAACGCGCCGGGCCTGCGGTGATTTTGGCCTTTGCCGTCGCAGGCGCCGTCTGCGCCTGTGCCGCGCTCGCCTATGCCGAGATGGCGACGATGATCCCGCAGGCGGGAAGCGCCTATACCTTCAGCTACACCGCCATGGGCGAAAGCATCGCCTGGATCGTGGGCTGGAGCCTCGTGCTGGAATATTCGCTGGCCTGTTCGACCGTGGCCGTCGGCTGGTCGGGCTATCTGGTGGGCTGGATACAGTCGGCGGGCATCACCCTGCCCCATGCCCTGCTCGTCGGGCCGCATGCCGGGGGGATCATCAATCTGCCGGCGGTGCTGGTGGCCCTGGCCGTCATGGGGCTGCTGATCGCGGGAACGCGCGAAAGCGCGACACTCAACATCATCCTCGTCATCATCAAGCTGGTGGCTCTGGCGATCTTCGTGGCGATGGCCTTCCCGGCCTTCAAGGCTGCCAACTTTCATCCGTTCATGCCCTATGGCTTTTCTTCGACCGAAATTCTCGGCGAGAAGCGCGGCGTGATGGCCGCTGCGGCCATCGTGTTCTTCGCCTTCTACGGCTTCGATGCCGTGGCGACCTCTGCCGAGGAAGCGAAGAATCCGGGGCGTGACCTGACCATCGGCATCGTCGGTTCGATGGTGGTCTGCACCGGCATCTACATGCTGGTCGCCATCGCCGCCGTCGGCGCCATGTCCTATGTCACGCTCGGCAATTCGCCCGAGCCGCTGGCCCTTGTCCTGCGTACGCTTGGTCAGCCGATGGCCGCACACCTGATCGCACTGGCGGCGGTGATCGCCCTGCCTTCGGTCATTCTGGTGATGATGTACGGCCAGAGCCGCGTGTTCTTCGTCATGGCCCGCGACGGTCTGCTGCCCCGCGCCCTCGCCTATGTCAGCCCGCGCACCGGCGCACCGACCCGCATCACCGCGATCACCGGCGTTACCGTGGCGCTGGTCGCCGGCTTCTTCCGCCTCGACGAGATCGCCGAGATGGCCAATGCCGGGACGCTGATCGCCTTCGTTTCGGTGGGGGCCAGCATGATGATCCTGCGCCGCCGCGCCCCCGATGTCGCCCGCCTGTTCCGTTGCCCCGCCCCTTACGTGGTGGGCACGGCGACGATCCTGGGCTGCCTCTATCTGCTGGTCAGTCTGGGCTATGCGACGATCGAACGCTTCGTGATCTGGAACGCGATCGGTCTTGCGGTCTACCTCCTCTATGGCCGTCGCAACAGCCTGCTCCGCACAGGGGCAGTACCCGCTCCCGCCGAGTGA
- a CDS encoding DUF885 domain-containing protein: MTFTPASTFALAMALAATLSIGAPAIAAPAHKTTAAKAQTADQRFEALYTSEYAWRQTMSAPDEDTPGAKLQLPDVGPKAQAEKLARWTDTERQLAAIDPKTLSRANQLNYLVYKQQIGVLLEAQKYREFEKPLTSDTSFWSDLSYTVNGSFKTEQQYTDYLEMMREIPRYFDQNIANMRAGLKRGFTMPQITLQGRDVGVQQVIDASDPQKNMFFAPFAKMPATIPAEKQAALRAEAAKIIAEQVIPAHVRLRDFLRNEYIPGARKTLAAYDMPDGKAYYRSKIREFVTLDMSPEQIHQIGLDEVAKIHAQMLDVMKETGFKGDLPAFLHFLRTDPQFYPKTPQDLLNRAAWIAKSFDGVASQYFGRLPRSRFAIKPVPDDLAPFYTGGRGGPGIYLVNTYNLPSRPYYQMVALTLHESAPGHAFQMPLAAENTDLPQFRRDLYISAYGEGWALYCEHLGIEMGMYKDPYDRFGMLSYQMWRAARLVVDTGIHTQGWTREQAQQYLTENTALSSHEIETEVDRYIAWPGQALSYYMGQLAFEHERARAEKALGEKFNIRAWHDAMLQLGSVPLEVLTARTDEFIADGGKGPYPDEE; the protein is encoded by the coding sequence ATGACCTTTACACCCGCCTCGACTTTCGCTCTCGCCATGGCTCTTGCCGCGACACTCTCGATCGGAGCCCCCGCCATCGCCGCCCCTGCCCACAAGACGACCGCCGCGAAGGCCCAGACCGCCGATCAGCGCTTCGAAGCGCTCTACACATCGGAATATGCCTGGCGCCAGACGATGAGCGCGCCCGATGAGGACACGCCCGGCGCCAAGCTCCAGCTGCCCGACGTGGGGCCAAAGGCACAGGCCGAGAAGCTCGCCCGCTGGACCGATACCGAGCGCCAGCTCGCCGCGATCGATCCCAAGACGCTCAGCCGCGCGAACCAGCTGAACTACCTCGTGTACAAGCAGCAGATCGGCGTATTGCTGGAAGCGCAGAAGTATCGCGAGTTCGAAAAGCCGCTGACCTCGGACACCAGCTTCTGGAGCGACCTCAGCTACACCGTCAACGGCAGCTTCAAGACCGAGCAGCAGTATACCGACTATCTGGAGATGATGCGCGAGATCCCGCGCTATTTCGACCAGAACATCGCCAACATGCGTGCAGGCCTGAAGCGCGGGTTCACCATGCCGCAGATCACCCTGCAGGGCCGCGATGTGGGCGTGCAGCAGGTGATCGACGCCAGCGATCCGCAGAAGAACATGTTCTTCGCGCCCTTCGCCAAGATGCCCGCGACGATTCCGGCGGAAAAGCAGGCCGCGCTGCGCGCAGAAGCCGCGAAGATCATCGCCGAGCAGGTGATCCCCGCCCACGTCAGGCTGCGTGACTTCCTGCGCAACGAGTATATCCCCGGTGCCCGCAAGACGCTGGCCGCCTACGACATGCCCGACGGCAAGGCCTACTACCGCTCGAAGATCCGCGAGTTCGTGACGCTCGACATGAGCCCGGAGCAGATCCACCAGATCGGCCTCGACGAAGTTGCCAAGATCCACGCGCAGATGCTCGATGTGATGAAGGAGACCGGGTTCAAGGGCGATCTTCCCGCCTTCCTGCACTTCCTGCGCACCGATCCGCAGTTCTATCCCAAGACGCCGCAGGACCTGCTGAACCGCGCCGCGTGGATCGCCAAGAGCTTCGACGGCGTGGCCAGCCAGTACTTCGGGCGCCTGCCGCGCAGCCGCTTCGCGATCAAGCCGGTGCCGGACGATCTTGCGCCGTTCTACACCGGCGGGCGCGGTGGTCCCGGCATCTATCTGGTCAACACCTACAACCTGCCCTCGCGCCCCTATTACCAGATGGTTGCACTGACCCTGCACGAGAGCGCGCCGGGCCATGCCTTCCAGATGCCGCTGGCGGCGGAGAACACCGACCTGCCGCAGTTCCGGCGCGACCTGTACATCTCGGCCTATGGCGAAGGCTGGGCGCTCTATTGCGAGCACCTCGGCATCGAGATGGGCATGTACAAGGACCCCTACGACCGGTTCGGCATGCTCTCGTACCAGATGTGGCGCGCGGCGCGTCTCGTCGTCGATACCGGCATCCATACGCAGGGCTGGACGCGCGAGCAGGCGCAGCAGTACCTCACCGAGAACACCGCGCTTTCGAGCCACGAGATCGAGACCGAGGTGGACCGCTACATCGCCTGGCCGGGGCAGGCGCTCAGCTACTACATGGGCCAGCTGGCCTTCGAGCATGAGCGCGCACGCGCCGAAAAAGCGCTGGGCGAGAAGTTCAATATCCGCGCCTGGCACGATGCGATGCTCCAGCTCGGCTCGGTCCCGCTCGAAGTCCTGACCGCCCGCACCGACGAGTTCATCGCCGATGGGGGCAAGGGCCCCTACCCGGACGAGGAATGA
- a CDS encoding NAD(P)/FAD-dependent oxidoreductase, with amino-acid sequence MKTAIVIGGGIVGLSSALALAQEGFRVKVMEADATRGAASWGNAGHIAVEQVEPLASPESLRSFPGRLFMAGGPLAMPPREIATWLPFAARFMMAARSSRFRAGTAALRPLMTAAMPAWRDLAQKLGDPDLLRETGHFVSWQDKVRADAGKAGWHAADTGSAHVMDALPEEIGRLAMLAPGTKGAVRFEGSGSVADLDDLRRLLEEKLIATGGAIDIARAELSKKQGAVLVNGEPADLVLVAGGVGSGVLLRGLGHKVPIIAERGYHVRASAQNWPADMPPVVYEDCNMIVTRYRSCVQAASFVEFARENAPADPRKWERLERHVAALGLPINGPFRRWMGARPTLPDYLPAIGRSAKADNLVYAFGHQHLGLTLAPITARIVADLATGRESAVPLAPFDLSRF; translated from the coding sequence ATGAAAACTGCAATCGTCATCGGTGGCGGAATCGTTGGCCTTTCTAGCGCCTTGGCGCTGGCGCAGGAGGGCTTTCGGGTTAAAGTTATGGAAGCCGATGCGACGCGCGGCGCCGCATCCTGGGGAAATGCCGGGCATATTGCGGTCGAGCAGGTGGAGCCGCTGGCCTCGCCTGAATCGCTGCGCTCGTTTCCGGGGCGGCTGTTTATGGCAGGCGGTCCGCTGGCCATGCCGCCGCGCGAAATTGCGACATGGCTGCCTTTCGCGGCGCGCTTCATGATGGCCGCTCGCAGCTCGCGGTTTCGTGCCGGGACGGCGGCGCTGCGCCCCTTGATGACGGCGGCCATGCCGGCATGGCGCGATCTGGCACAGAAGCTGGGCGATCCCGATCTGCTGCGGGAAACCGGTCACTTCGTCAGCTGGCAGGACAAGGTTCGGGCGGACGCGGGCAAGGCGGGATGGCATGCGGCAGATACGGGGTCGGCCCATGTGATGGATGCCCTGCCGGAAGAGATCGGGCGGCTCGCCATGCTCGCGCCGGGGACGAAGGGCGCGGTGCGCTTCGAGGGCAGCGGGAGTGTGGCGGACCTTGATGATCTGCGCCGCCTGCTGGAGGAGAAGCTGATCGCGACGGGCGGCGCGATAGACATCGCTCGGGCCGAACTTTCGAAAAAGCAGGGCGCTGTGCTGGTGAACGGGGAACCGGCAGACCTTGTGCTGGTGGCAGGCGGGGTCGGTTCGGGCGTCCTGCTGCGCGGTCTCGGCCATAAGGTGCCGATCATTGCCGAACGCGGCTATCATGTTCGCGCGAGTGCGCAGAACTGGCCCGCCGATATGCCACCGGTCGTCTACGAGGACTGCAACATGATCGTCACGCGCTATCGTTCCTGCGTGCAGGCGGCGAGCTTTGTCGAGTTCGCGAGAGAGAACGCCCCTGCCGACCCGCGCAAGTGGGAGCGGCTCGAACGGCACGTCGCGGCTTTGGGGCTTCCGATCAACGGGCCTTTCCGGCGCTGGATGGGCGCGCGTCCGACGCTGCCGGACTATCTGCCTGCCATCGGGCGGTCAGCGAAGGCGGACAACCTTGTCTATGCCTTCGGCCACCAGCATCTGGGTCTGACGCTGGCACCGATCACGGCGCGGATCGTCGCCGATCTGGCGACCGGGCGCGAGAGTGCCGTTCCCCTCGCGCCCTTCGATCTTTCGCGCTTCTGA
- a CDS encoding family 43 glycosylhydrolase: MSVIARRNTTSRPLLALATLLAGAGLTGTGLAPLHADTPSGIPIHAPGNPIMADGDYYSADPAPVVVDDKLWILAGRDQAPAGVNDFIMNEWQLLATSDPASGDWVHYPRIATPHDVFKWAAPDRAYAGQIIKGTNGKLYLYAPVIEANSDAKDQFAIGVAVADSPTGPWKDAHPSGPIISQRVPVANAIQNIDPTPFVDDDGRVYIYWGTFGQLRGMELDKDMVTPKGPEVEVPTGHSGLTGFFEAPWLMKRHGTYYMLYAANNAGPTSPCTPAVYHACIAYGTAPSPMGPWTYRGIALGPVSSTTSHPGAVEFKGKWYLVYHTADAKGGDHFRRSVAIDEMHFDDSVTPARIETVIPTRRPGPPPSPTRNIAGAAVATASNSPVPLQYWIKALNDGIVRDNPLPPDMWGSWSPHNPKTQWLEYRWAKPVTVNGARMRFFADHPAGSGEGVAPPAAWQLFYWQKGAWKPILTPRQYPTGVDGFDGVAFPAVTTRCLRAVLTASGDGKSNAAFGVQEWEVLSPKAALPTPAPKDMPAACD; encoded by the coding sequence ATGAGCGTGATCGCCCGCCGGAACACCACCAGTAGGCCTCTCCTCGCGCTCGCCACACTGTTGGCAGGCGCGGGGCTGACAGGCACGGGGTTGGCGCCCCTCCACGCGGATACGCCATCAGGCATTCCGATCCACGCCCCCGGCAACCCGATCATGGCCGATGGTGACTATTACTCGGCCGATCCGGCACCGGTAGTGGTCGATGACAAGCTGTGGATTCTCGCCGGGCGCGATCAGGCCCCGGCGGGCGTCAACGACTTCATCATGAACGAGTGGCAACTGCTCGCCACCAGCGATCCGGCGAGCGGCGACTGGGTGCACTATCCGCGCATCGCCACCCCGCACGACGTGTTCAAGTGGGCCGCGCCAGACCGTGCCTATGCCGGACAGATCATCAAGGGCACGAACGGAAAGCTCTATCTCTACGCCCCGGTGATCGAGGCGAATTCCGACGCGAAGGACCAGTTCGCGATCGGCGTCGCGGTGGCGGACAGCCCGACCGGCCCGTGGAAGGATGCCCATCCTTCCGGTCCGATCATCTCGCAGCGCGTGCCGGTGGCGAATGCAATCCAGAACATCGATCCGACCCCGTTCGTCGATGACGATGGCCGGGTCTATATCTACTGGGGCACCTTCGGGCAGCTTCGCGGGATGGAGCTGGACAAGGACATGGTGACGCCCAAGGGACCGGAAGTCGAAGTTCCGACCGGTCATTCCGGGCTCACCGGTTTCTTCGAGGCGCCGTGGCTGATGAAGCGGCATGGCACGTATTACATGCTCTATGCCGCGAACAATGCAGGTCCAACCTCGCCCTGCACGCCTGCGGTCTACCATGCCTGCATCGCCTACGGCACCGCGCCTTCACCGATGGGACCGTGGACCTATCGCGGCATCGCTCTGGGGCCGGTTTCCTCGACCACCTCCCATCCCGGCGCGGTCGAGTTCAAGGGTAAGTGGTATCTCGTCTACCACACCGCCGATGCGAAGGGCGGCGATCACTTCCGCCGCTCGGTCGCGATCGACGAGATGCACTTCGACGACAGCGTGACGCCTGCCCGGATCGAGACCGTGATCCCGACACGCCGCCCCGGCCCGCCGCCGAGCCCTACGCGCAATATCGCGGGCGCAGCGGTCGCCACCGCCTCGAACAGTCCGGTCCCGTTGCAGTACTGGATCAAGGCGCTGAACGACGGGATCGTGCGTGACAACCCTCTGCCGCCGGATATGTGGGGCAGCTGGTCCCCGCACAACCCAAAGACGCAGTGGCTCGAATATCGCTGGGCCAAGCCGGTGACGGTCAACGGCGCCCGGATGCGTTTCTTCGCCGATCATCCCGCAGGCTCGGGCGAAGGCGTGGCCCCGCCTGCCGCATGGCAGTTGTTCTATTGGCAGAAGGGCGCATGGAAACCGATCCTGACGCCTAGGCAATATCCGACCGGCGTGGATGGGTTCGATGGCGTGGCCTTCCCGGCTGTCACCACGCGCTGCCTGCGCGCAGTGCTCACGGCATCGGGCGATGGCAAGAGCAACGCTGCGTTCGGTGTGCAGGAATGGGAAGTGCTGAGCCCGAAAGCCGCTCTCCCGACACCTGCCCCCAAGGATATGCCCGCCGCCTGCGATTGA
- a CDS encoding dihydrodipicolinate synthase family protein, whose translation MTVNWKGVFPAVTTQLREDLSIDLAATQGMVDNLIKDGIHGVIALGTVGENNSIEMDDKVKVLTAIVEAADKRVPVVTGVSEYDCNRAVAYAQAAEKAGADGLMLLPPMVYVPKAKELVHHFRTVAASVGLPIMLYNNPPAYRTVIDAEVLSQLVDVPNIVAVKESAPDTRRFTDFRNEFGDRFTLMAGLDDVALEGLFLGAVGWVSGLTNAFPRESVELYEAFARGDVATAMAIYRWFMPLLHLDAEHDLVQSIKLAEQVMGRGSERVLPPRLPLEGARRAEVIAMVEQAAATRPVLPVREPA comes from the coding sequence ATGACGGTAAATTGGAAGGGCGTATTCCCCGCAGTGACCACGCAGCTGCGTGAGGATCTCTCGATTGATCTCGCGGCAACGCAAGGCATGGTGGACAATCTCATCAAGGACGGCATCCACGGCGTGATCGCGCTGGGCACCGTGGGTGAGAACAACTCGATCGAAATGGACGACAAGGTCAAGGTCCTGACCGCCATCGTCGAAGCTGCCGACAAGCGCGTACCGGTTGTCACCGGCGTTTCCGAGTACGATTGCAACCGCGCTGTTGCCTATGCTCAGGCCGCCGAAAAGGCAGGCGCAGACGGTCTCATGCTGCTGCCGCCGATGGTCTACGTGCCCAAGGCGAAGGAACTGGTGCACCACTTCCGCACCGTGGCCGCTTCGGTCGGCCTGCCGATCATGCTTTACAACAACCCGCCTGCCTATCGCACGGTGATCGACGCGGAAGTGCTCTCGCAGCTCGTCGACGTGCCGAATATCGTCGCGGTCAAGGAATCGGCGCCGGATACCCGTCGCTTCACCGACTTCCGCAACGAATTCGGCGATCGCTTCACGCTGATGGCGGGTCTGGACGATGTGGCGCTCGAAGGCCTGTTCCTGGGCGCCGTGGGCTGGGTCTCGGGCCTCACCAACGCCTTCCCGCGCGAATCGGTGGAGCTTTACGAAGCCTTCGCACGCGGCGACGTGGCAACGGCCATGGCGATCTACCGCTGGTTCATGCCGCTGCTCCACCTCGATGCCGAGCACGATCTGGTGCAGTCGATCAAGCTGGCCGAGCAGGTCATGGGCCGTGGTTCGGAGCGCGTGCTTCCGCCGCGCCTGCCGCTGGAAGGCGCACGCCGCGCCGAAGTGATCGCGATGGTCGAGCAGGCCGCCGCGACCCGTCCTGTCCTGCCCGTTCGCGAACCGGCCTGA
- a CDS encoding 4-hydroxyproline epimerase — protein MRHTFFCIDGHTAGNPVRLVAGGAPLLKGATMSERRQDFLSRFDWIRTGLCFEPRGHDMMSGGFLYPPTRDDCDLGILFIETSGCLPMCGHGTIGLITFGLEHGLIQPATPGRVRAEVPAGVIDLAYTSEGNKVTSVRIRNVPAYLAKTGIEIDVPGFGPLTVDVSYGGNYYAIVEPQGSYTGLDDLGAARILALSPLVREAVRAVYEPVHPLDETIRGVSHVLWADAPSAEDAHGRNAVFYGDKAIDRSPCGTGTSARMAHLHGTGRLGVGDTFVHESFIRSRFIGRVEEETTLGDMPAIVPSVEGSAFSTGFNTIWIDRDEPFWKGFQVT, from the coding sequence ATGCGCCACACTTTCTTCTGCATCGACGGTCACACTGCCGGCAACCCGGTCCGCCTGGTTGCAGGAGGCGCGCCGCTGCTGAAGGGCGCGACCATGTCGGAGCGCAGGCAGGACTTCCTGTCGCGCTTCGACTGGATCCGCACCGGCCTGTGCTTCGAGCCGCGCGGACATGACATGATGTCGGGCGGGTTTCTTTACCCGCCCACCCGTGACGACTGCGATCTGGGCATCCTGTTTATCGAGACATCGGGCTGTCTGCCCATGTGCGGGCACGGGACGATCGGCCTGATCACCTTCGGGCTGGAGCACGGGCTTATCCAGCCTGCGACACCCGGCCGCGTCCGCGCCGAAGTGCCCGCAGGTGTGATCGACCTTGCCTATACGAGCGAAGGCAACAAGGTCACGTCGGTCCGCATCCGCAACGTGCCTGCCTACCTCGCGAAGACCGGCATCGAGATCGACGTGCCCGGCTTCGGGCCGCTGACCGTCGATGTTTCCTACGGCGGCAACTATTACGCCATCGTCGAGCCGCAGGGCAGCTACACCGGCCTCGATGACCTTGGCGCGGCGCGCATCCTCGCGCTGAGCCCGCTGGTCCGCGAAGCCGTCCGCGCGGTCTACGAGCCGGTCCATCCGCTCGACGAGACAATTCGCGGGGTCAGCCATGTGCTGTGGGCCGATGCACCTTCTGCCGAAGACGCACACGGCCGCAATGCCGTTTTCTACGGCGACAAGGCGATCGACCGCAGCCCTTGCGGCACCGGCACCTCGGCGCGCATGGCACACCTCCACGGCACCGGACGACTCGGCGTGGGCGACACTTTTGTCCACGAAAGCTTCATCCGCAGCCGCTTCATCGGGCGCGTGGAAGAGGAAACCACCCTTGGCGACATGCCTGCAATCGTCCCGTCTGTGGAAGGTTCGGCGTTCTCGACAGGCTTCAACACCATTTGGATTGATCGCGACGAGCCTTTCTGGAAGGGATTTCAGGTTACGTGA
- a CDS encoding Ldh family oxidoreductase → MTTPATVRMSLDEVRALALRVLLAVGLAPDHAAAVAQTMVAGERDGCTSHGLYRLLVAARSVAMGIAVPDAVPLVEEPATALVRVDGRGGFAQLPFETGRTLLVHKAKRCGIAAMALTNVVHFAALWPEVEALAEEGLAVLAMTPSHAWVAPEGGTKPVFGTNPIAFGWPRPGKAPFVFDLATSAIARGDIELHRRAGKPVPDHWGYDADGNVTTDAAAVLEGAMRTFGGHKGSALSAMVELLGGPLIGDMTSLESLALDNGRKGSPIGGELIIAIDPQGFMGELMADRFAAAEAMFAAIEGQGARLPSSRRHAARARSLAEGVDIPQALLDDIQALLEQA, encoded by the coding sequence ATGACGACGCCTGCCACCGTGCGGATGTCGCTCGACGAGGTGCGGGCGCTGGCGCTGCGGGTGCTCTTAGCCGTCGGTCTGGCGCCCGACCACGCCGCCGCTGTCGCCCAGACGATGGTCGCGGGCGAGCGAGACGGCTGCACCTCGCACGGGCTCTACCGCCTGCTGGTGGCGGCGCGCAGCGTCGCGATGGGCATCGCCGTGCCGGATGCCGTGCCGCTGGTCGAGGAACCGGCGACTGCACTGGTGCGCGTGGACGGACGGGGCGGCTTTGCCCAACTGCCGTTCGAGACGGGCCGCACCCTGCTGGTCCACAAGGCGAAGCGCTGCGGCATCGCCGCGATGGCGCTGACCAACGTGGTCCACTTCGCCGCGCTGTGGCCCGAAGTCGAAGCGCTGGCCGAGGAAGGCCTCGCCGTGCTGGCGATGACCCCCAGCCATGCCTGGGTCGCGCCCGAAGGCGGCACCAAGCCGGTGTTCGGCACCAATCCCATCGCCTTTGGCTGGCCGCGCCCCGGCAAGGCGCCGTTCGTCTTCGACCTTGCCACCAGCGCCATCGCGCGCGGCGATATCGAACTGCACCGCCGCGCGGGCAAGCCGGTGCCCGATCACTGGGGCTATGACGCGGACGGCAACGTCACCACCGATGCCGCCGCCGTTCTGGAAGGCGCCATGCGCACGTTCGGCGGGCACAAGGGCTCGGCACTTTCGGCCATGGTCGAACTGCTGGGCGGCCCGCTGATCGGCGACATGACCAGCCTGGAATCGCTCGCGCTCGACAACGGGCGCAAGGGCTCTCCCATCGGCGGCGAACTGATCATCGCCATCGATCCGCAAGGCTTCATGGGCGAACTGATGGCAGACCGTTTCGCGGCGGCAGAAGCCATGTTCGCCGCCATCGAGGGACAGGGCGCCCGCCTCCCCTCCTCGCGCCGCCACGCAGCGCGGGCGCGCAGCCTGGCCGAAGGGGTGGATATCCCGCAGGCCCTTCTCGACGACATTCAAGCCCTTCTGGAGCAGGCATGA
- a CDS encoding GntR family transcriptional regulator, which produces MSIVVRTLSDQVLEIVRNRIVSGELPTDSVIRQDALAGELGVSKIPLREALARLEQEGLLTSQANRGYSIRPMSFEAAEEIYELRLDMEPRAAGRGALLANEAEQAEAVAAFEALDKATQGDGSDIARCNRDFHMALVRPSHRPLTLRLIEQLAYQAERYVVAHLQPAGREDRAHLEHREMLDAWLARDEQRTADLLTGHIHDTLDDLRAELGTPAQA; this is translated from the coding sequence ATGAGCATCGTCGTTCGCACTCTGTCCGACCAGGTGCTCGAGATCGTCCGCAATCGTATCGTCTCGGGTGAACTGCCGACCGACAGCGTGATCCGTCAGGATGCGCTGGCGGGCGAACTGGGGGTCAGCAAGATCCCGCTGCGAGAGGCCTTGGCGCGCCTTGAGCAGGAAGGACTGCTGACCAGCCAGGCCAATCGCGGCTATTCGATCCGCCCGATGTCGTTCGAAGCGGCAGAGGAAATCTACGAACTGCGCCTCGACATGGAGCCGCGCGCTGCCGGACGCGGTGCACTGCTCGCCAACGAGGCGGAACAGGCCGAGGCGGTCGCTGCGTTCGAGGCGCTCGACAAGGCAACGCAGGGCGATGGCAGCGACATTGCGCGCTGCAACCGCGATTTTCACATGGCGCTGGTGCGCCCGTCGCATCGTCCGCTGACGCTGCGCCTGATCGAACAGCTGGCCTATCAGGCAGAGCGCTACGTCGTCGCGCACCTCCAGCCCGCAGGGCGTGAGGACCGCGCGCATCTGGAGCACCGCGAGATGCTCGACGCGTGGCTCGCCCGCGACGAACAGCGCACCGCCGATCTGCTGACCGGCCATATACACGACACGCTCGACGATCTTCGGGCGGAATTGGGAACACCTGCGCAAGCCTGA